The Syngnathus typhle isolate RoL2023-S1 ecotype Sweden linkage group LG16, RoL_Styp_1.0, whole genome shotgun sequence genome includes a region encoding these proteins:
- the asxl2 gene encoding putative Polycomb group protein ASXL2 isoform X3 produces the protein MRERQKKKKKGRTWAEAAKTVLEKYPNTPMSHKEILQVIQRERLKEISGTSPLACLNAMLHTNSRGEEGIFYKVPGRMGVYTLKNDISEVATELSEEESAESSENLSDSRSSENNSGPQEGRRRRWMRPVPSQPTSPQPRCSSPSVAAKLISPSQKHSKKALKQALKQQQQRNQRRQAAMPSASTSRLLLKTIKDMADNIAAKTDLCLASGPRKVSQRPRRLSAGHLKRNRCKIDVETPDSILVNTNLRAIINKHTFSVLPSDCQQRLLRLLPQVDQQACTDGLLRVTNSALNNEFFTSAAQSWKERLAEGEFTPELQLRMRQEIEKEKRVEHWKEAFFESYYGENSGLSLEESKELAKDNLKCEPKPRQPRQLTRVSVEANATKDRCSRSDEVKDSKTMSSMEKTQPPSRESLYVPEQMKTRRSQQAEERKMPAPTLGAVPKERDERVTTKTPSEKENKVELPQSPPKLRPLPQARMDIIENPLTSGVKPPAETNTQPEGVSEQQKRKPVGVLENEATPEKRQRMYSISSVSSVSSVSPPASSTPSPAAPTSAGSQRVPPLMIPVSRTLTNDVSPRAPLPVSISSPTRTGARTLADIKAKAQLARAQRAAAAAAFRVARPESGQGAGSVEPTKHFPRPTSPQASARLSVNTTSTPPSRLQDSLDPVSPLNIPDVRTVHVQPSGTFSDSAPGSQETPCGSTRSSFCIPANNPLVARLLQGKEVPLEQILPKPLGKVETQMSNLHSGKEKTIGGPKQHQSNTTGWAFANDTRYPKEPLDKDTQEQILQTLMERRIQHGEHQALHGEEHVDRPRISVGFLGHKRTSRPAMSGHYLLNVSTYGRGSESKRPHRATFPDVAGLKREAADGQEAAPEGTYESKMEQRGLSVSKREQADSLLPCTAIKSKPGCEQNATDDKIPGHKQVCNQGKAEPYLPLKEPSHQRPSVFPTPRMPIHQESLSSRYGGTISVSVPHTLNHNAGSGETASDGGSVMSFSVTVTTIPAAASALDSGELSGPPPPEPSFMEAAGMEDTQSKCYCRLKAMIMCKGCGAFCHHDCIGPSELCVSCLVVR, from the exons ATGAGGGAGCgacagaaaaagaagaagaaaggaaggacgtGGGCGGAAGCCGCAAAGACG GTGCTAGAAAAATACCCCAACACCCCCATGAGCCATAAAGAAATCTTGCAGGTCATCCAAAGAGAAAGACTTAAAGAGATAag CGGAACGTCCCCGTTGGCCTGTCTGAATGCAATGCTGCACACAAACTCTCGCGGAGAGGAGGGCATCTTCTACAAAGTTCCGGGCAGGATGGGCGTCTACACCTTGAAG AACGACATCTCTGAGGTGGCCACCGAGCTGTCGGAGGAAGAATCCGCGGAGAGCAGCGAAAATCTTTCTGACTCACGGAGCTCTGAAAACAATAGCGGGCCCCAGGAAGGCAGGAGGAGACGCTGGATGCGGCCAG TTCCCTCCCAGCCGACGTCGCCACAGCCTCGCTGCTCGTCCCCGTCCGTCGCCGCCAAGCTCATTTCACCCTCGCAGAAGCACAGCAAGAAAGCCCTCAAACAG GCCTtgaaacagcagcaacagcgtAACCAACGCAGGCAGGCGGCCATGCCCAGCGCGTCCACATCCAGGCTGCTGCTGAAGACCATCAAAGACATGGCTGACAACATCGCCGCCAAGACCG ATCTCTGCCTTGCCAGCGGCCCCAGGAAGGTTTCTCAGAGGCCACGTCGTCTCAGTGCAG GCCACCTAAAACGTAACAGGTGCAAAATTGACGTGGAGACCCCAGACTCCATTTTGGTCAACACCAACCTGCGAGCCATCATCAACAAGCACACCTTCTCCGTCCTGCCGTCGGACTGCCAGCAGAGGCTGCTGCGACTACTTCCCCAAGTAGACCAGCAG GCCTGCACGGATGGCCTCCTCAGAGTCACGAATTCGGCGTTGAACAACGAATTCTTCACGTCGGCAGCGCAGTCGTGGAAAGAACGACTGGCCGAGG GTGAATTTACTCCAGAGCTGCAGCTGCGGATGCGCCAGGAAATCGAAAAGGAGAAGAGAGTTGAGCACTGGAAAGAAGCCTTCTTTGAGAGCTACTACGGCGAAAA TTCTGGACTCAGTCTTGAGGAATCTAAAGAGTTGGCCAAAGACAATCTAAAATGCGAGCCCAAGCCACGTCAGCCAAGACAGCTGACCCGAGTGTCGGTGGAGGCCAACGCCACCAAGGACCGCTGCAGCCGGAGCGATGAGGTCAAAGACTCAAAGACCATGTCATCGATGGAGAAAACACAACCTCCTTCGAGAGAATCTCTTTATGTCCCAGAACAGATGAAAACCAGACGCTCTCAGCAAGCTGAGGAGCGTAAGATGCCCGCGCCGACCTTGGGAGCAGTACCCAAAGAGCGCGATGAGCGCGTCACCACAAAGACGCCGagcgagaaagaaaacaaagtggAACTGCCCCAGTCTCCTCCCAAGCTGAGGCCTCTTCCTCAAGCTCGAATGGACATCATCGAGAATCCACTGACGTCTGGGGTTAAGCCTCctgcagagacaaatactcAGCCGGAAGGCGTTTCAGAACAACAGAAAAGAAAGCCTGTCGGCGTGTTGGAGAATGAGGCTACGCCGGAAAAAAGACAGCGCATGTACTCCATTTCCTCAGTGTCGTCCGTCTCCTCTGTCTCCCCTCCGGCGTCATCCACTCCCAGCCCGGCCGCACCTACTTCGGCCGGCAGCCAGAGAGTTCCGCCACTCATG ATTCCAGTCTCACGAACTCTTACCAACGACGTGTCGCCGAGGGCGCCTCTGCCCGTCTCCATCAGCAGCCCAACTCGCACCGGCGCTCGCACTTTGGCAGACATCAAAGCCAAAGCTCAGCTTGCACGAGCGCAACGAGCAGCGGCGGCCGCTGCCTTCAGGGTTGCTCGGCCCGAGTCCGGGCAAGGCGCAGGCAGCGTCGAGCCAACAAAACATTTCCCGAGGCCGACATCGCCACAGGCCTCTGCCAGGTTATCTGTTAACACCACCAGCACACCACCGTCTCGCCTGCAGGACTCCCTCGATCCAGTCAGCCCCTTAAACATTCCGGACGTCAGAACAGTCCACGTGCAACCGTCTGGCACTTTTTCAGACTCGGCACCCGGCTCTCAGGAAACCCCTTGTGGATCCACCCGAAGCAGCTTCTGCATCCCTGCAAACAACCCGCTGGTCGCCAGGCTCTTGCAAGGCAAAGAAGTCCCTTTGGAGCAGATCCTCCCAAAACCACTCGGCAAGGTGGAGACCCAGATGTCAAATTTACACTCCGGCAAGGAGAAGACCATTGGCGGTCCCAAACAACACCAGAGCAACACCACCGGCTGGGCCTTCGCCAATGACACCAGGTATCCCAAGGAACCTCTGGACAAAGACACTCAGGAGCAGATCTTACAGACTCTGATGGAGAGGAGAATTCAACACGGTGAACATCAAGCGCTGCACGGCGAGGAACACGTAGACCGTCCACGGATATCCGTTGGATTCTTGGGGCACAAGAGGACGTCGAGGCCCGCCATGTCAGGACACTATCTCCTCAACGTGTCCACGTACGGCCGAGGTTCAGAGAGCAAACGGCCCCACCGAGCCACCTTCCCCGATGTGGCCGGTCTGAAGAGAGAAGCGGCGGATGGACAGGAGGCGGCGCCAGAAGGGACATATGAATCTAAAATGGAGCAGCGGGGATTGTCCGTGAGCAAGCGCGAGCAAGCCGACAGCCTTCTGCCTTGTACGGCCATTAAAAGCAAGCCGGGATGTGAGCAAAATGCGACAGACGACAAGATCCCAGGCCACAAGCAAGTCTGCAATCAAGGAAAAGCTGAGCCATACCTTCCACTCAAAGAGCCCAGTCACCAACGACCGTCTGTCTTCCCGACCCCGAGGATGCCCATCCATCAGGAATCGCTGTCATCCCGCTACGGCGGAACCATCAGTGTGTCTGTACCGCACACTTTGAACCACAACGCTGGCAGCGGTGAGACGGCGTCGGACGGCGGGAGCGTCATGTCTTTCTCGGTGACTGTCACCACCATCCCTGCAGCTGCCAGCGCCTTGGACTCCGGTGAGCTCagcgggccgccgccgccggagcCATCCTTCATGGAGGCCGCCGGCATGGAGGACACACAGTCCAAGTGCTACTGTCGGCTGAAGGCCATGATCATGTGCAAAGGCTGCGGGGCCTTCTGCCACCACGACTGCATCGGACCATCCGAGCTGTGCGTCTCGTGTCTGGTGGTACGATGA
- the asxl2 gene encoding putative Polycomb group protein ASXL2 isoform X2, which translates to MRERQKKKKKGRTWAEAAKTVLEKYPNTPMSHKEILQVIQRERLKEISGTSPLACLNAMLHTNSRGEEGIFYKVPGRMGVYTLKNDISEVATELSEEESAESSENLSDSRSSENNSGPQEGRRRRWMRPVPSQPTSPQPRCSSPSVAAKLISPSQKHSKKALKQALKQQQQRNQRRQAAMPSASTSRLLLKTIKDMADNIAAKTDLCLASGPRKVSQRPRRLSAGHLKRNRCKIDVETPDSILVNTNLRAIINKHTFSVLPSDCQQRLLRLLPQVDQQQACTDGLLRVTNSALNNEFFTSAAQSWKERLAEGEFTPELQLRMRQEIEKEKRVEHWKEAFFESYYGENSGLSLEESKELAKDNLKCEPKPRQPRQLTRVSVEANATKDRCSRSDEVKDSKTMSSMEKTQPPSRESLYVPEQMKTRRSQQAEERKMPAPTLGAVPKERDERVTTKTPSEKENKVELPQSPPKLRPLPQARMDIIENPLTSGVKPPAETNTQPEGVSEQQKRKPVGVLENEATPEKRQRMYSISSVSSVSSVSPPASSTPSPAAPTSAGSQRVPPLMIPVSRTLTNDVSPRAPLPVSISSPTRTGARTLADIKAKAQLARAQRAAAAAAFRVARPESGQGAGSVEPTKHFPRPTSPQASARLSVNTTSTPPSRLQDSLDPVSPLNIPDVRTVHVQPSGTFSDSAPGSQETPCGSTRSSFCIPANNPLVARLLQGKEVPLEQILPKPLGKVETQMSNLHSGKEKTIGGPKQHQSNTTGWAFANDTRYPKEPLDKDTQEQILQTLMERRIQHGEHQALHGEEHVDRPRISVGFLGHKRTSRPAMSGHYLLNVSTYGRGSESKRPHRATFPDVAGLKREAADGQEAAPEGTYESKMEQRGLSVSKREQADSLLPCTAIKSKPGCEQNATDDKIPGHKQVCNQGKAEPYLPLKEPSHQRPSVFPTPRMPIHQESLSSRYGGTISVSVPHTLNHNAGSGETASDGGSVMSFSVTVTTIPAAASALDSGELSGPPPPEPSFMEAAGMEDTQSKCYCRLKAMIMCKGCGAFCHHDCIGPSELCVSCLVVR; encoded by the exons ATGAGGGAGCgacagaaaaagaagaagaaaggaaggacgtGGGCGGAAGCCGCAAAGACG GTGCTAGAAAAATACCCCAACACCCCCATGAGCCATAAAGAAATCTTGCAGGTCATCCAAAGAGAAAGACTTAAAGAGATAag CGGAACGTCCCCGTTGGCCTGTCTGAATGCAATGCTGCACACAAACTCTCGCGGAGAGGAGGGCATCTTCTACAAAGTTCCGGGCAGGATGGGCGTCTACACCTTGAAG AACGACATCTCTGAGGTGGCCACCGAGCTGTCGGAGGAAGAATCCGCGGAGAGCAGCGAAAATCTTTCTGACTCACGGAGCTCTGAAAACAATAGCGGGCCCCAGGAAGGCAGGAGGAGACGCTGGATGCGGCCAG TTCCCTCCCAGCCGACGTCGCCACAGCCTCGCTGCTCGTCCCCGTCCGTCGCCGCCAAGCTCATTTCACCCTCGCAGAAGCACAGCAAGAAAGCCCTCAAACAG GCCTtgaaacagcagcaacagcgtAACCAACGCAGGCAGGCGGCCATGCCCAGCGCGTCCACATCCAGGCTGCTGCTGAAGACCATCAAAGACATGGCTGACAACATCGCCGCCAAGACCG ATCTCTGCCTTGCCAGCGGCCCCAGGAAGGTTTCTCAGAGGCCACGTCGTCTCAGTGCAG GCCACCTAAAACGTAACAGGTGCAAAATTGACGTGGAGACCCCAGACTCCATTTTGGTCAACACCAACCTGCGAGCCATCATCAACAAGCACACCTTCTCCGTCCTGCCGTCGGACTGCCAGCAGAGGCTGCTGCGACTACTTCCCCAAGTAGACCAGCAG CAGGCCTGCACGGATGGCCTCCTCAGAGTCACGAATTCGGCGTTGAACAACGAATTCTTCACGTCGGCAGCGCAGTCGTGGAAAGAACGACTGGCCGAGG GTGAATTTACTCCAGAGCTGCAGCTGCGGATGCGCCAGGAAATCGAAAAGGAGAAGAGAGTTGAGCACTGGAAAGAAGCCTTCTTTGAGAGCTACTACGGCGAAAA TTCTGGACTCAGTCTTGAGGAATCTAAAGAGTTGGCCAAAGACAATCTAAAATGCGAGCCCAAGCCACGTCAGCCAAGACAGCTGACCCGAGTGTCGGTGGAGGCCAACGCCACCAAGGACCGCTGCAGCCGGAGCGATGAGGTCAAAGACTCAAAGACCATGTCATCGATGGAGAAAACACAACCTCCTTCGAGAGAATCTCTTTATGTCCCAGAACAGATGAAAACCAGACGCTCTCAGCAAGCTGAGGAGCGTAAGATGCCCGCGCCGACCTTGGGAGCAGTACCCAAAGAGCGCGATGAGCGCGTCACCACAAAGACGCCGagcgagaaagaaaacaaagtggAACTGCCCCAGTCTCCTCCCAAGCTGAGGCCTCTTCCTCAAGCTCGAATGGACATCATCGAGAATCCACTGACGTCTGGGGTTAAGCCTCctgcagagacaaatactcAGCCGGAAGGCGTTTCAGAACAACAGAAAAGAAAGCCTGTCGGCGTGTTGGAGAATGAGGCTACGCCGGAAAAAAGACAGCGCATGTACTCCATTTCCTCAGTGTCGTCCGTCTCCTCTGTCTCCCCTCCGGCGTCATCCACTCCCAGCCCGGCCGCACCTACTTCGGCCGGCAGCCAGAGAGTTCCGCCACTCATG ATTCCAGTCTCACGAACTCTTACCAACGACGTGTCGCCGAGGGCGCCTCTGCCCGTCTCCATCAGCAGCCCAACTCGCACCGGCGCTCGCACTTTGGCAGACATCAAAGCCAAAGCTCAGCTTGCACGAGCGCAACGAGCAGCGGCGGCCGCTGCCTTCAGGGTTGCTCGGCCCGAGTCCGGGCAAGGCGCAGGCAGCGTCGAGCCAACAAAACATTTCCCGAGGCCGACATCGCCACAGGCCTCTGCCAGGTTATCTGTTAACACCACCAGCACACCACCGTCTCGCCTGCAGGACTCCCTCGATCCAGTCAGCCCCTTAAACATTCCGGACGTCAGAACAGTCCACGTGCAACCGTCTGGCACTTTTTCAGACTCGGCACCCGGCTCTCAGGAAACCCCTTGTGGATCCACCCGAAGCAGCTTCTGCATCCCTGCAAACAACCCGCTGGTCGCCAGGCTCTTGCAAGGCAAAGAAGTCCCTTTGGAGCAGATCCTCCCAAAACCACTCGGCAAGGTGGAGACCCAGATGTCAAATTTACACTCCGGCAAGGAGAAGACCATTGGCGGTCCCAAACAACACCAGAGCAACACCACCGGCTGGGCCTTCGCCAATGACACCAGGTATCCCAAGGAACCTCTGGACAAAGACACTCAGGAGCAGATCTTACAGACTCTGATGGAGAGGAGAATTCAACACGGTGAACATCAAGCGCTGCACGGCGAGGAACACGTAGACCGTCCACGGATATCCGTTGGATTCTTGGGGCACAAGAGGACGTCGAGGCCCGCCATGTCAGGACACTATCTCCTCAACGTGTCCACGTACGGCCGAGGTTCAGAGAGCAAACGGCCCCACCGAGCCACCTTCCCCGATGTGGCCGGTCTGAAGAGAGAAGCGGCGGATGGACAGGAGGCGGCGCCAGAAGGGACATATGAATCTAAAATGGAGCAGCGGGGATTGTCCGTGAGCAAGCGCGAGCAAGCCGACAGCCTTCTGCCTTGTACGGCCATTAAAAGCAAGCCGGGATGTGAGCAAAATGCGACAGACGACAAGATCCCAGGCCACAAGCAAGTCTGCAATCAAGGAAAAGCTGAGCCATACCTTCCACTCAAAGAGCCCAGTCACCAACGACCGTCTGTCTTCCCGACCCCGAGGATGCCCATCCATCAGGAATCGCTGTCATCCCGCTACGGCGGAACCATCAGTGTGTCTGTACCGCACACTTTGAACCACAACGCTGGCAGCGGTGAGACGGCGTCGGACGGCGGGAGCGTCATGTCTTTCTCGGTGACTGTCACCACCATCCCTGCAGCTGCCAGCGCCTTGGACTCCGGTGAGCTCagcgggccgccgccgccggagcCATCCTTCATGGAGGCCGCCGGCATGGAGGACACACAGTCCAAGTGCTACTGTCGGCTGAAGGCCATGATCATGTGCAAAGGCTGCGGGGCCTTCTGCCACCACGACTGCATCGGACCATCCGAGCTGTGCGTCTCGTGTCTGGTGGTACGATGA
- the asxl2 gene encoding putative Polycomb group protein ASXL2 isoform X1: MRERQKKKKKGRTWAEAAKTVLEKYPNTPMSHKEILQVIQRERLKEISGTSPLACLNAMLHTNSRGEEGIFYKVPGRMGVYTLKNDISEVATELSEEESAESSENLSDSRSSENNSGPQEGRRRRWMRPVPSQPTSPQPRCSSPSVAAKLISPSQKHSKKALKQALKQQQQRNQRRQAAMPSASTSRLLLKTIKDMADNIAAKTDLCLASGPRKVSQRPRRLSAGNIQRKTPHGHLKRNRCKIDVETPDSILVNTNLRAIINKHTFSVLPSDCQQRLLRLLPQVDQQQACTDGLLRVTNSALNNEFFTSAAQSWKERLAEGEFTPELQLRMRQEIEKEKRVEHWKEAFFESYYGENSGLSLEESKELAKDNLKCEPKPRQPRQLTRVSVEANATKDRCSRSDEVKDSKTMSSMEKTQPPSRESLYVPEQMKTRRSQQAEERKMPAPTLGAVPKERDERVTTKTPSEKENKVELPQSPPKLRPLPQARMDIIENPLTSGVKPPAETNTQPEGVSEQQKRKPVGVLENEATPEKRQRMYSISSVSSVSSVSPPASSTPSPAAPTSAGSQRVPPLMIPVSRTLTNDVSPRAPLPVSISSPTRTGARTLADIKAKAQLARAQRAAAAAAFRVARPESGQGAGSVEPTKHFPRPTSPQASARLSVNTTSTPPSRLQDSLDPVSPLNIPDVRTVHVQPSGTFSDSAPGSQETPCGSTRSSFCIPANNPLVARLLQGKEVPLEQILPKPLGKVETQMSNLHSGKEKTIGGPKQHQSNTTGWAFANDTRYPKEPLDKDTQEQILQTLMERRIQHGEHQALHGEEHVDRPRISVGFLGHKRTSRPAMSGHYLLNVSTYGRGSESKRPHRATFPDVAGLKREAADGQEAAPEGTYESKMEQRGLSVSKREQADSLLPCTAIKSKPGCEQNATDDKIPGHKQVCNQGKAEPYLPLKEPSHQRPSVFPTPRMPIHQESLSSRYGGTISVSVPHTLNHNAGSGETASDGGSVMSFSVTVTTIPAAASALDSGELSGPPPPEPSFMEAAGMEDTQSKCYCRLKAMIMCKGCGAFCHHDCIGPSELCVSCLVVR, encoded by the exons ATGAGGGAGCgacagaaaaagaagaagaaaggaaggacgtGGGCGGAAGCCGCAAAGACG GTGCTAGAAAAATACCCCAACACCCCCATGAGCCATAAAGAAATCTTGCAGGTCATCCAAAGAGAAAGACTTAAAGAGATAag CGGAACGTCCCCGTTGGCCTGTCTGAATGCAATGCTGCACACAAACTCTCGCGGAGAGGAGGGCATCTTCTACAAAGTTCCGGGCAGGATGGGCGTCTACACCTTGAAG AACGACATCTCTGAGGTGGCCACCGAGCTGTCGGAGGAAGAATCCGCGGAGAGCAGCGAAAATCTTTCTGACTCACGGAGCTCTGAAAACAATAGCGGGCCCCAGGAAGGCAGGAGGAGACGCTGGATGCGGCCAG TTCCCTCCCAGCCGACGTCGCCACAGCCTCGCTGCTCGTCCCCGTCCGTCGCCGCCAAGCTCATTTCACCCTCGCAGAAGCACAGCAAGAAAGCCCTCAAACAG GCCTtgaaacagcagcaacagcgtAACCAACGCAGGCAGGCGGCCATGCCCAGCGCGTCCACATCCAGGCTGCTGCTGAAGACCATCAAAGACATGGCTGACAACATCGCCGCCAAGACCG ATCTCTGCCTTGCCAGCGGCCCCAGGAAGGTTTCTCAGAGGCCACGTCGTCTCAGTGCAGGTAACATCCAAAGAAAAACGCCACACG GCCACCTAAAACGTAACAGGTGCAAAATTGACGTGGAGACCCCAGACTCCATTTTGGTCAACACCAACCTGCGAGCCATCATCAACAAGCACACCTTCTCCGTCCTGCCGTCGGACTGCCAGCAGAGGCTGCTGCGACTACTTCCCCAAGTAGACCAGCAG CAGGCCTGCACGGATGGCCTCCTCAGAGTCACGAATTCGGCGTTGAACAACGAATTCTTCACGTCGGCAGCGCAGTCGTGGAAAGAACGACTGGCCGAGG GTGAATTTACTCCAGAGCTGCAGCTGCGGATGCGCCAGGAAATCGAAAAGGAGAAGAGAGTTGAGCACTGGAAAGAAGCCTTCTTTGAGAGCTACTACGGCGAAAA TTCTGGACTCAGTCTTGAGGAATCTAAAGAGTTGGCCAAAGACAATCTAAAATGCGAGCCCAAGCCACGTCAGCCAAGACAGCTGACCCGAGTGTCGGTGGAGGCCAACGCCACCAAGGACCGCTGCAGCCGGAGCGATGAGGTCAAAGACTCAAAGACCATGTCATCGATGGAGAAAACACAACCTCCTTCGAGAGAATCTCTTTATGTCCCAGAACAGATGAAAACCAGACGCTCTCAGCAAGCTGAGGAGCGTAAGATGCCCGCGCCGACCTTGGGAGCAGTACCCAAAGAGCGCGATGAGCGCGTCACCACAAAGACGCCGagcgagaaagaaaacaaagtggAACTGCCCCAGTCTCCTCCCAAGCTGAGGCCTCTTCCTCAAGCTCGAATGGACATCATCGAGAATCCACTGACGTCTGGGGTTAAGCCTCctgcagagacaaatactcAGCCGGAAGGCGTTTCAGAACAACAGAAAAGAAAGCCTGTCGGCGTGTTGGAGAATGAGGCTACGCCGGAAAAAAGACAGCGCATGTACTCCATTTCCTCAGTGTCGTCCGTCTCCTCTGTCTCCCCTCCGGCGTCATCCACTCCCAGCCCGGCCGCACCTACTTCGGCCGGCAGCCAGAGAGTTCCGCCACTCATG ATTCCAGTCTCACGAACTCTTACCAACGACGTGTCGCCGAGGGCGCCTCTGCCCGTCTCCATCAGCAGCCCAACTCGCACCGGCGCTCGCACTTTGGCAGACATCAAAGCCAAAGCTCAGCTTGCACGAGCGCAACGAGCAGCGGCGGCCGCTGCCTTCAGGGTTGCTCGGCCCGAGTCCGGGCAAGGCGCAGGCAGCGTCGAGCCAACAAAACATTTCCCGAGGCCGACATCGCCACAGGCCTCTGCCAGGTTATCTGTTAACACCACCAGCACACCACCGTCTCGCCTGCAGGACTCCCTCGATCCAGTCAGCCCCTTAAACATTCCGGACGTCAGAACAGTCCACGTGCAACCGTCTGGCACTTTTTCAGACTCGGCACCCGGCTCTCAGGAAACCCCTTGTGGATCCACCCGAAGCAGCTTCTGCATCCCTGCAAACAACCCGCTGGTCGCCAGGCTCTTGCAAGGCAAAGAAGTCCCTTTGGAGCAGATCCTCCCAAAACCACTCGGCAAGGTGGAGACCCAGATGTCAAATTTACACTCCGGCAAGGAGAAGACCATTGGCGGTCCCAAACAACACCAGAGCAACACCACCGGCTGGGCCTTCGCCAATGACACCAGGTATCCCAAGGAACCTCTGGACAAAGACACTCAGGAGCAGATCTTACAGACTCTGATGGAGAGGAGAATTCAACACGGTGAACATCAAGCGCTGCACGGCGAGGAACACGTAGACCGTCCACGGATATCCGTTGGATTCTTGGGGCACAAGAGGACGTCGAGGCCCGCCATGTCAGGACACTATCTCCTCAACGTGTCCACGTACGGCCGAGGTTCAGAGAGCAAACGGCCCCACCGAGCCACCTTCCCCGATGTGGCCGGTCTGAAGAGAGAAGCGGCGGATGGACAGGAGGCGGCGCCAGAAGGGACATATGAATCTAAAATGGAGCAGCGGGGATTGTCCGTGAGCAAGCGCGAGCAAGCCGACAGCCTTCTGCCTTGTACGGCCATTAAAAGCAAGCCGGGATGTGAGCAAAATGCGACAGACGACAAGATCCCAGGCCACAAGCAAGTCTGCAATCAAGGAAAAGCTGAGCCATACCTTCCACTCAAAGAGCCCAGTCACCAACGACCGTCTGTCTTCCCGACCCCGAGGATGCCCATCCATCAGGAATCGCTGTCATCCCGCTACGGCGGAACCATCAGTGTGTCTGTACCGCACACTTTGAACCACAACGCTGGCAGCGGTGAGACGGCGTCGGACGGCGGGAGCGTCATGTCTTTCTCGGTGACTGTCACCACCATCCCTGCAGCTGCCAGCGCCTTGGACTCCGGTGAGCTCagcgggccgccgccgccggagcCATCCTTCATGGAGGCCGCCGGCATGGAGGACACACAGTCCAAGTGCTACTGTCGGCTGAAGGCCATGATCATGTGCAAAGGCTGCGGGGCCTTCTGCCACCACGACTGCATCGGACCATCCGAGCTGTGCGTCTCGTGTCTGGTGGTACGATGA